One genomic window of Candidatus Minimicrobia sp. QA0096 includes the following:
- a CDS encoding CPBP family intramembrane glutamic endopeptidase, producing MLENSSKKLKNRKWWLILALPAWVYGVFLAVEVVASLAVSALIKTGVPLNSVNPVIFNTVLSVVVYILSLIVVISVPFLVKKRRTTLGNLGVNDWPTFLEIFISPFAFVAYFLLTMVAMSIASGVFSVDMQQKQVMPFSQSMLATHWQFIMAFVVLVVLAPIVEELLYRGYLYGKLRNSFSIWSSIIVTSIAFGAAHLWVGPDSPLQWAVAVDTLTLSLVMCATREYTGAIWVPIMMHMMKNGIAFYFLFINTGAINQTESLLPFIFM from the coding sequence ATGTTGGAAAACTCTTCTAAGAAATTAAAAAACCGCAAATGGTGGCTGATTTTGGCGCTCCCAGCTTGGGTTTATGGCGTATTTTTGGCGGTGGAAGTTGTTGCTTCATTGGCGGTCAGCGCTTTGATAAAAACTGGTGTACCGCTCAATTCTGTGAATCCAGTTATTTTTAACACGGTGCTTTCGGTTGTCGTATATATTTTGTCGCTAATTGTCGTGATTTCTGTGCCGTTTTTGGTTAAGAAGCGCCGAACAACTTTGGGCAATTTGGGCGTGAATGACTGGCCAACATTTTTGGAAATATTTATTTCTCCGTTTGCTTTTGTGGCTTACTTTTTACTAACAATGGTCGCGATGAGCATCGCCAGTGGTGTTTTCTCGGTGGATATGCAGCAAAAGCAGGTCATGCCGTTCAGTCAGAGTATGCTGGCGACTCATTGGCAATTTATCATGGCGTTTGTTGTGCTGGTGGTGCTGGCGCCGATTGTTGAGGAACTTTTGTATCGCGGATATCTTTACGGCAAGTTGCGCAATTCTTTCTCGATTTGGTCATCAATTATCGTAACAAGCATAGCGTTTGGCGCGGCACATCTTTGGGTTGGTCCGGATTCGCCATTGCAATGGGCGGTGGCAGTTGATACACTTACTTTAAGCTTGGTGATGTGCGCAACTAGGGAATATACTGGCGCAATTTGGGTGCCTATTATGATGCATATGATGAAAAACGGAATAGCTTTTTATTTCTTGTTTATCAATACGGGCGCAATTAATCAGACAGAATCGTTATTGCCATTTATATTTATGTAA